The Ornithorhynchus anatinus isolate Pmale09 chromosome 1, mOrnAna1.pri.v4, whole genome shotgun sequence genome includes a window with the following:
- the FOXA2 gene encoding hepatocyte nuclear factor 3-beta, whose protein sequence is MHSASSMLGAVKMEGHEPSDWSYYGDPEGYSSVSNMNAGLGMNTYMSMSAAMGSGSAGNMAPPSMNMGTYVGAGMSPSLAGLSPGAGAMAGMGAPTGAGVAGMTPHLSPSLSPLGGQGGLAPYGAMSPVYGQAGLGRSRDPKSYRRSYTHAKPPYSYISLITMAIQQSPNKMLTLSEIYQWIMDLFPFYRQNQQRWQNSIRHSLSFNDCFLKVPRSPDKPGKGSFWTLHPDSGNMFENGCYLRRQKRFKCDKQLALKEGGGGGKKPGGGGGGPHAQLQLGEGGGGGGGGGGGSAVPGGSDGSGPAESPHSSSSPCHEHKRGLGELKGPAAATLSPPEPAPAPAPSPAQQQAHLLGAPHHPGLPPDAHLKPEHHYAFNHPFSINNLMSSEQQHPHAHAHSHHPPPPPHPHGHHPKMDLKAYEQVMHYSGYGSPMPGSLAMGPGPNKAGLDASPLAGDSSYYQGVYSRPIMNSS, encoded by the exons ATGCACTCTGCTTCCAGTATGCTGGGAGCGGTGAAAATGGAAGGACACGAGCCCTCGGACTGGAGCTACTACGGAGACCCTGAG GGCTACTCCTCCGTGAGCAACATGAACGCGGGGCTGGGCATGAACACGTACATGAGCATGTCGGCGGCCATGGGCAGCGGCTCGGCGGGCAACATGGCCCCCCCCTCCATGAACATGGGCACCTACGTGGGCGCGGGCATGAGTCCGTCCCTGGCCGGCctgtcccccggggccggggccatgGCGGGCATGGGGGCCCCGACGGGGGCCGGGGTGGCGGGCATGACCCCGCACCTGagccccagcctgagccccctggGCGGTCAGGGCGGGCTGGCGCCCTACGGGGCCATGAGCCCGGTGTACGGGCAGGCCGGGCTGGGCCGCTCTCGGGACCCCAAGAGCTACCGGCGCAGCTACACGCACGCCAAGCCGCCCTACTCGTACATCTCCCTCATCACCATGGCCATCCAGCAGAGCCCCAACAAGATGCTGACGCTCAGCGAGATCTACCAGTGGATCATGgacctcttccccttctaccgGCAGAACCAGCAGCGCTGGCAGAACTCCATCCGCCACTCGCTCTCCTTCAACGACTGCTTCCTCAAGGTGCCCCGCTCTCCGGACAAGCCGGGCAAGGGCTCCTTCTGGACGCTGCACCCGGACTCGGGCAACATGTTCGAGAACGGCTGCTACCTGCGGCGCCAGAAGCGCTTCAAGTGCGACAAGCAGCTGGCGCTgaaggagggcggcggcggcgggaagaaaccaggcggcggcggcggcggcccgcacGCCCAGCTCCAGCTCGGggaaggcgggggcggcggcgggggaggcggcggggggtcgGCCGTCCCCGGCGGGTCCGACGGCTCCGGACCCGCcgagtctccccactccagctcctCCCCGTGCCACGAGCACAAGCGCGGCTTGGGCGAGCTGAAGGGGCCCGCGGCGGCCACCCTGAGCCCCCCcgagccggccccggcccccgccccgtccccggcccaGCAGCAGGCCCACCTCCTGGGCGCCCCGCACCACCCCGGCCTGCCCCCGGACGCGCACCTGAAGCCCGAGCACCACTACGCCTTCAACCACCCGTTCTCCATCAATAACCTCATGTCGTCCGAGCAGCAGCACCCGCACGCCCACGCCCACAGCcaccacccgcccccgcccccgcacccACACGGCCACCACCCGAAAATGGACCTCAAGGCCTACGAACAGGTGATGCATTACTCGGGATACGGCTCGCCCATGCCCGGCAGCCTGGCCATGGGCCCCGGCCCCAACAAGGCGGGACTGGACGCCTCGCCCCTGGCCGGAGACTCGTCTTACTACCAGGGGGTCTACTCCCGGCCCATCATGAACTCGTCCTGA